The following proteins are encoded in a genomic region of Poecilia reticulata strain Guanapo linkage group LG11, Guppy_female_1.0+MT, whole genome shotgun sequence:
- the LOC103472587 gene encoding gastrula zinc finger protein XlCGF57.1-like, with amino-acid sequence MXBQRGLLFFSRTPLIILHRIDGPPCCLCEEEEVLEELSNQKRKSTLDKEEPEPQQFREEENQLCISQDEEQLVLKQETGDILVTPNEQRINNETKPNRKQCVSHASLEDENQDQEGSNSGGPGKKRDKEQKQNKRCQKTKQQKGTTEGPKQKKHKKTQLNKSLYSCKSCGKTFPRNDSLTRHMRIHTGEKPFTCVSCGRSFSHKQSLDSHKRIHTGEKPFTCMTCGKSFTERKCLTYHMRIHTGEKPFTCISCGKSFTLKSHLASHMKIHTGEKPFMCISCGKSFSHKQSLDSHMSIHTGEKPFTCMTCGKSFTVRSVLNSHLRIHTGEKPFTCISCGKSFTQKNHLAIHMRIHRSEKPFTCITCGNSFTRKTHLATHMKFHTGEKPFTCLTCGKSFTIKCSLTSHMRIHTGEKPFSCTSCGKSFPLKNNLDTHMRIHTGEKPFTCITCGKNFTQKCNLDKHMRIHTGEKPFTCISCGKSFTRKHSLDSHMMIHTREKLFTYMACGKSFAYKNT; translated from the exons ATGGRCRATCAGCGCGGACTGCTGTTTTTCTCCCGGACTCCCCTGATAATCTTACACCGGATAG ATGGCCCACCATGCTGTCTGtgtgaagaggaggaggttcTCGAAGAGCTCAGCAACCAGAAGAGGAAGTCCACCTTGGAtaaagaggaaccagaacctcaacagttcagagaggaagagaatCAACTCTGCATCAGTCAGGATGAAGAGCAGCTTGTGCTGAAACAGGAGACTGGAGACATTTTGGTGACTCCTAATGAGCAAAGAATCAACAATGAAACGaaaccaaacaggaagcaaTGCGTCTCTCATGCTTCTCTTGAAGATGAGAATCAGGATCAGGAAGGAAGCAATTCTGGAGGCCCAGGAAAAAAGAGGGacaaagagcagaaacaaaacaagagatgtcagaaaaccaaacagcaaAAAGGAACTACTGAAGgtccaaagcaaaaaaagcacaaaaaaactcaattgAACAAAAGTTTATATTCCTGTAAAAGTTGTGGTAAAACCTTTCCTCGAAATGACTCCTTGACAAGAcacatgaggattcacacaggtgagaaacctttcaCATGTGTTAGTTGTGGGAGGAGTTTCTCTCATAAACAAAGTTTAGATTCTCACAAGAggattcacacaggtgagaagccctTCACATGCATGACTTGTGGCAAAAGTTTTAcggaaagaaaatgtttgacttatcacatgaggattcacacaggtgagaaacctttcaCGTGTATTAGTTGTGGGAAGAGTTTCACTCTGAAAAGTCATTTAGCTTCTCACATGAagattcacacaggtgagaaacctttcaTGTGTATTAGTTGTGGGAAGAGTTTCTCTCATAAACAAAGTTTAGATTCTCACATGAGTATTCACACCGGTGAAAAACCCTTCACATGTatgacttgtggaaaaagttttacgGTAAGAAGTGTTTTAAATTCTCACTTGAggattcacacaggtgagaagcctttcacATGTATTAGTTGTGGGAAGAGTTTCACTCAGAAAAATCATTTAGCTATTCACATGAGGATTCACAGAAGTGAGAAGCCTTTCACTTGTATCACTTGTGGAAACAGTTTCACCCGGAAAACTCATCTAGCTACTCACATGAAgtttcacacaggtgagaagccatTCACATGTttgacttgtggaaaaagtttcactaTAAAATGTAGTTTAACTTCTCATATGAGgattcacacaggtgaaaagccTTTCTCATGTACTAGTTGTGGGAAGAGTTTCcctcttaaaaataatttagatacTCACATGAGGATTCATACTGGTGAGAAGCCTTTCACATGCATCACTTGTGGAAAAAATTTcactcaaaaatgtaatttggataaacacatgaggattcacacaGGCGAAAAGCCTTTCACATGTATTAGTTGTGGGAAGAGTTTCACTCGTAAACACAGTTTAGATTctcacatgatgattcacactcGTGAGAAGCTTTTCACATATATggcttgtggaaaaagtttcgcCTATAAAAATACATAG
- the LOC103472581 gene encoding gastrula zinc finger protein XlCGF57.1-like isoform X1 yields the protein MSSVQRHRELINEQLTPAEETLTEFKEIIVKSEEETDDQSRLLDCKRTPQIILHRIDLPQNCACKEEEDFTEFSNQDGNSALDKEEPEPFKIKHEQEEPEHQQFKEEEYQLCISQDEEQLVLKQETGDILVTPSEQRINNETEPNRNQLIFHFSGTTEGPVVESQDQEGSKSEDPGEKRDKEQKQNKRCQKTKQEKGNTEDTKQKKHKKTHVDQNVYSCEFCHQIFSQKGNLMTHVRIHTGEKRFTCITCGKSFTQKGNLISHMKSHTGEKPFTCRTCEKKFSNKRNLTIHMRTHTGEKPFSCVNCRKSFRSASCLSSHMKVHMVEKPFTCMTCGNSFSRKDHLSNHMKLHTGEKPFTCTTCGKSFRIKSDLTIHTRIHTGEKPFSCGTCGKSFRSTSCLTSHMRIHRAEKPLTCMTCGKSFTRTDHLGNHMRIHTGEKPFTCTTCGKSFRVKFDLSIHMRIHTGEKPFSCGTCGKSFRSTSRLTSHMRIHMAEKPFTCKTCGKSFTRKDHLVKHMNLHIGEKPFICMTCGKGVIHKNNLASHIIGLTGEEHFSCGICGKSFTYENGLPVHEDSQK from the exons atgtcttcagttcagcGTCACAGGGAGTTAATCAACGAGCAGTTAActcctgctgaagaaacattAACGGAGTTTAAAGAAATCATCGTCAAGTCCGAGGAAGAGACGGACGATCAGAGCAGACTGCTGGACTGCAAACGGACTCCCCAGATAATCTTACACCGAATAG aTCTCCCACAAAACTGTGCATGTAAAGAGGAGGAAGATTTCACTGAGTTCAGCAACCAGGATGGGAATTCAGCTTTAGAtaaagaggaaccagaacctttcaaaattaaacatgagcaagaggaaccagaacatcaacagttcaaagaagaagaatatcAACTCTGCATCAGTCAGGATGAAGAGCAACTTGTGCTGAAACAGGAGACTGGAGACATTTTGGTGACTCCTAGTGAGCAAAGAATCAACAatgaaacagaaccaaacaggaacCAACTTATCTTCCACTTTTCAGGCACTACGGAGGGTCCAGTGGTTGAGAGCCAGGATCAGGAAGGAAGCAAATCTGAAGACCCAGGagaaaagagagacaaagagcagaaacaaaacaagagatgtcagaaaaccaaacaggaaaaaggaaatactgaagatacaaaacaaaaaaaacacaaaaaaactcacGTGGACCAAAATGTGTATTCCTGTGAATTTTGTCATCAAATCTTTTCTCAAAAAGGTAACTTGATGACACACGTGAGGATTCATACTGGGGAAAAGCGTTTCACATGTAttacatgtggaaaaagtttcactcAAAAAGGTAATTTAATCTCTCACATGAAAAgccacacaggagagaagcctTTCACATGTAGAacttgtgaaaaaaagtttagtaacaaaagaaatttaactaTTCACATGAGGACTCATACAGGCGAGAAGCCTTTTTCTTGTGTGAATTGTCGAAAAAGTTTTAGAAGCGCATCATGTTTATCTTCTCACATGAAGGTTCATATGGTCGAGAAGCCTTTCACATGTATGACTTGTGGAAATAGTTTCAGTCGAAAAGATCATTTAAGTAATCACATGAAgcttcacacaggtgagaagccgtTCACATGTACtacttgtggaaaaagtttcagaaTCAAATCTGATTTAACTATTCACACAagaattcatacaggtgagaaacctttctcaTGTGGAACTTGCGGAAAAAGTTTCAGAAGCACATCTTGTTTAACTTCTCACATGAGGATTCACAGGGCAGAGAAGCCTTTGACATGTatgacttgtggaaaaagtttcactcGAACTGATCATTTAGGTaatcacatgagaattcacacaggtgagaagcctttcacATGTACtacttgtggaaaaagtttccgAGTCAAATTTGATTTATCTATTCATATGagaattcatacaggtgagaaacctttctcatgtggaacttgtggaaaaagtttcagaaGCACGTCTCGTTTAACTTCTCACATGAGGATTCACATGGCAGAGAAGCCTTTCACATGTAagacttgtggaaaaagtttcacgCGAAAAGATCATTTAGTCAAACACATGAACCTTCACataggtgagaagcctttcatATGTATGACTTGTGGAAAAGGAGTcattcacaaaaataatttggcTAGTCACATTATAGGTCTCACAGGAGAGGAGCATTTCTCATGTGGgatctgtggaaaaagtttcaccTATGAAAATGGTTTACCTGTTCACGAGGACTCACAGAAGTGA
- the LOC103472581 gene encoding zinc finger and SCAN domain-containing protein 20-like isoform X2 gives MSSVQRHRELINEQLTPAEETLTEFKEIIVKSEEETDDQSRLLDCKRTPQIILHRIDLPQNCACKEEEDFTEFSNQDGNSALDKEEPEPFKIKHEQEEPEHQQFKEEEYQLCISQDEEQLVLKQETGDILVTPSEQRINNETEPNRNQLIFHFSGTTEGPVVESQDQEGSKSEDPGEKRDKEQKQNKRCQKTKQEKGNTEDTKQKKHKKTHVDQNVYSCEFCHQIFSQKGNLMTHVRIHTGEKRFTCITCGKSFTQKGRKSC, from the exons atgtcttcagttcagcGTCACAGGGAGTTAATCAACGAGCAGTTAActcctgctgaagaaacattAACGGAGTTTAAAGAAATCATCGTCAAGTCCGAGGAAGAGACGGACGATCAGAGCAGACTGCTGGACTGCAAACGGACTCCCCAGATAATCTTACACCGAATAG aTCTCCCACAAAACTGTGCATGTAAAGAGGAGGAAGATTTCACTGAGTTCAGCAACCAGGATGGGAATTCAGCTTTAGAtaaagaggaaccagaacctttcaaaattaaacatgagcaagaggaaccagaacatcaacagttcaaagaagaagaatatcAACTCTGCATCAGTCAGGATGAAGAGCAACTTGTGCTGAAACAGGAGACTGGAGACATTTTGGTGACTCCTAGTGAGCAAAGAATCAACAatgaaacagaaccaaacaggaacCAACTTATCTTCCACTTTTCAGGCACTACGGAGGGTCCAGTGGTTGAGAGCCAGGATCAGGAAGGAAGCAAATCTGAAGACCCAGGagaaaagagagacaaagagcagaaacaaaacaagagatgtcagaaaaccaaacaggaaaaaggaaatactgaagatacaaaacaaaaaaaacacaaaaaaactcacGTGGACCAAAATGTGTATTCCTGTGAATTTTGTCATCAAATCTTTTCTCAAAAAGGTAACTTGATGACACACGTGAGGATTCATACTGGGGAAAAGCGTTTCACATGTAttacatgtggaaaaagtttcactcAAAAAG GAAGGAAATCATGCTGA
- the LOC103472581 gene encoding uncharacterized protein LOC103472581 isoform X3, which yields MSSVQRHRELINEQLTPAEETLTEFKEIIVKSEEETDDQSRLLDCKRTPQIILHRIDLPQNCACKEEEDFTEFSNQDGNSALDKEEPEPFKIKHEQEEPEHQQFKEEEYQLCISQDEEQLVLKQETGDILVTPSEQRINNETEPNRNQLIFHFSGTTEGPVVESQDQEGSKSEDPGEKRDKEQKQNKRCQKTKQEKGNTEDTKQKKHKKTHVDQNVYSCEFCHQIFSQKGRKSC from the exons atgtcttcagttcagcGTCACAGGGAGTTAATCAACGAGCAGTTAActcctgctgaagaaacattAACGGAGTTTAAAGAAATCATCGTCAAGTCCGAGGAAGAGACGGACGATCAGAGCAGACTGCTGGACTGCAAACGGACTCCCCAGATAATCTTACACCGAATAG aTCTCCCACAAAACTGTGCATGTAAAGAGGAGGAAGATTTCACTGAGTTCAGCAACCAGGATGGGAATTCAGCTTTAGAtaaagaggaaccagaacctttcaaaattaaacatgagcaagaggaaccagaacatcaacagttcaaagaagaagaatatcAACTCTGCATCAGTCAGGATGAAGAGCAACTTGTGCTGAAACAGGAGACTGGAGACATTTTGGTGACTCCTAGTGAGCAAAGAATCAACAatgaaacagaaccaaacaggaacCAACTTATCTTCCACTTTTCAGGCACTACGGAGGGTCCAGTGGTTGAGAGCCAGGATCAGGAAGGAAGCAAATCTGAAGACCCAGGagaaaagagagacaaagagcagaaacaaaacaagagatgtcagaaaaccaaacaggaaaaaggaaatactgaagatacaaaacaaaaaaaacacaaaaaaactcacGTGGACCAAAATGTGTATTCCTGTGAATTTTGTCATCAAATCTTTTCTCAAAAAG GAAGGAAATCATGCTGA